Part of the Sulfuricella denitrificans skB26 genome is shown below.
GCTCTTCAGGCTGCGATGCCTTGATGTGAACACCAAATACCAGCGCCAGATGCAGCGCCAGCGAAACCGCCAGCGCCAGCGCAAAGCGGGCCGCCGCATCGGGAACTTCATCTTGCTCTGGATTGGAGTTGAGTTTGCTCATGCCGCCGCCAGTATAAACGGCGAAGGCAACAATAAAAAAGGGAGACCGCATGGCCTCCCTAAATTAAAGATCAAAACCTCAGATCCAACATGGCTGGGTGGAGACCTCGTCAGGCCGCCACTCCGGCCAAGATCAGAACTTCACGGTTACGCCGGCGTAAATCGAACGGCCCATGCCTGGAACAGCGATTCCATAAGGTGCACCTCCTGTTGGGGGCATCGTTGTCCCTTGCCCCACATACGCCCCACCCAACGGATAATCGTAGAGTCTATCGAAGACATTCTCTATGCCCACATCAAACCGTGCCTTTTTCCATGCATAGCTGCTGCGCAGATTCAGCAAACTGTAGCCTGCAGTTTTAAGTTCGTTACGAATTTGCGACACGTCAGTCTTGGCATCCACCAACTGGACTTCCGCAGTATTGATCCAGCTACCTAGATGCTGAGCAACCGCCAGCTTCGCGTTCAGCGGCATCATATTGTATAAATCGTCGCTCGTGCCGCTCGATGTCTTCCCTCTGACGTAATTCAACACGCCGGTCGCCGTGATGTTGCCGAAACCGGTATTTTTGGCCAGCGGGAAATAGCCGGAAACATCCAGGCCGTAGAGCCGAGCGTCCTGATTGACGTACTTGAGGAACACAAAACCAGTCGACGTGAGCGAGGTTGGCAAACGCTGAGCATTGATGTAATCCTGGACATAGGTGTAGTAGGGCGTGACTTTCAGCCCCCAATTCTGCTGATCAGTGTCATGCCAGTCAGCAGTGGCGCTGAGAGTATTGGCCACTTCCGGCTTCAGGTCCAAGTTGCCTACGTAGCCATTGCCATCGCCAACCATGTTGATCATGTTCATGGCCATGCCGCCGGTCGACCAGGTATAGCGCTCATAGAGGTTGGGCGAACGGGTTTTGCGGGCATAGCCAAACTCATAAGTCTTGCTACTATCCACCGTGTAACGAGCCAGCGCGGTCATGTCCCAGTTGTTGTCGGTGCGGCTGCGGTCGCGGGCATTGAAAGCGTTCGCATCCGTATTGTAGGTAGCGTTATACCCCTGCACGGTGCCCGTATCCATTTTCACCGTTTCGCTGCGCACGCCGAGTTGGCTCAGCCATTGCGGGTTCCATCGCGCTTCCCATTCGGCAAAGGCGGCGTAACGATCACGCTGGCCATCTTTGATGTCTAAGAAGGTATTCGGGGACATGCCGCCGTTCCCAGACGCGTCCCACCAATCATTGAAGCGATAGCGCTGGTATTCGCCGCCGACCCTGAGAAGATCACGAGCTGAAAGCACGATATCTGCCTTGACCACGGCGCCGGTGTTTCTCCCTTCCGTGTCCATCGGCATACCGGGTGCAGGTATCGTCTGGGTTCCACTCTTGTACCAGAATGCCTTGTCCTCGAGGAAGTTCATCTTGTGCCGCGTATGTTCATTATATGCGCGCGCTTGCAAGGTGCCCCAGTCGTATTGGCCGGTATAGCGCAGATTAACATGTTCGCTGTCATTGGCGGTCATGTCCATGCGCTGATTCGGAAAGCCCTGATAGGGAATATCTTGCACGCCCAGCTTCAGTTCGACCAGGTGGTTCTCATTGCGGAGCGCAAATGCGATAGATTGATTCGTAGATTTATACATGGATGACCCGACCTCGTCCCCGGACAACCTTTTTGTCGAGGTATAAAGTGATTTCCCATCCGCAACAAAAGCCGGCCCTGCTGGCTTGAAATCACCACCGGCCTTGTAGTTACCGGATTCCACGGTTGACCCGCTATAAGTCATGCTCAATTTTTCGCTGGCGATGGTTGCCGAAATATTGCCGCCTGTGACATTGCCGTTGCTGCGATAAAAAGCACCGGCCTGCCCCTTGGTCAAGGTTCCCTGTCCGACCGCGGCAAATTCCGGTGCTGGAGAATTCACCTGGATGGCGCCGCCAATACTGTCACCGCCGACACTCACCGGTGCAATGCCGCCAAATACCTGGATGCTGCCCACATGGGATGGGTCGATATAGGAAAGCGGCGGATTCATGTGGTTGCCGCAGGCGGAAATCAGATCCATGCCATCGACCTTGATGCGCAGGCGATCATCGGCCAGACCTTGAATCACCGGCAGGCTGGAAACGCCGCCGGCGCCGTAAAGGCTCACGCCGGGCACATCCCTGAGCAGGCTGGCGGTATCGCTGGTGGAAGACCGCATGGGGGCGAGATTTGCCGCATCCAAACTGGACGCGCCGAAAGCGGGCTGGGTGTCGATTTTCGAGGCGCTGACAACGACCTCTTCCAATTTCGTCGATTTCACCTCATCGGCGGCCAGCGCAAAATGATACGGCATGATGGCCGCCAGTGAGGCAGCAAGAATTCGAGGTTTGAACTTCATTTTTGTAATTCCCTTTTTGTGAATTGAATAAGCAAATAGTTATTTGCTAACGCAATTCACGTGCCAGGGAAAAATCTTTACGAATCAGTGGAAGCAGACCGTCCGTCCTGTGCTATTTCGCACAGAACGTGGCAAATGACTCATATCGAGGAATGAATTTGGCAGAATACCCTGTTGGGTTACTGCTTGTGATTTTCTTCCGGAGCCGGCACCTTGCCGATAGGAGTGGTAACAAAAGCCAGCTTGGTGATGCCGACCCGTTGCAGCATCGCCAGCACCTGGGCAACACGGCCATAGCGCACGCTTTCGTCGGCGTGCAGCTGCACGTTCGGGTCTGCATCCTGGGCAGCGATCTTTTTCAGCTCGGCCTCCAGCGTGTCGAAGTGGATCAGGCGCTGGTCGATGAATACACCGCCTTGGGCGTCGATCGCCATCTGGATGGTTTTGGTCTGCTTCATCGGCGACACCGCTGCGGTCTTGGGCAGGTTGACCTTGACGGCCTGCATCAAGAGCGGCGCGGTGACGATAAACACGATCAGCAACACCAGCATCACGTCTACCAGCGGCGTGACGTTGATCTCGCTCATCGCGGTCTGTTCGGAACGGCTGTGCAATCCCATCGCTTTACTCCACCCTGAAACCGGACTTCATCGCCAGGTGAAGGAAATCGGTAGTGAAATCCTCCATTTCAGCTACATACAAGCGGGTGCGGCGCAGACCGTAATTGTAGGCCAGCACAGCGGGGATGGCGGTGGCGATGCCGAGGGCGGTGGCGATCAGTGCCTCGCCGATTGGGCCGGCCACTACGTCCAGCCCGGCGGAGCCGCTTTTGCTGATGTCCTGCAAGGCATGCATGATGCCCCACACCGTGCCGAACAGACCGACGAAGGGCGCGGTGGAGCCGATGCTCGCCAGCACCATCAAGCCGCTATCGAGCCTGTTCTGCTCCTTCTGCACCTGGCTGCGCAGGCAGCGCTCCAGGATGTCCTGCTGGTCACCGCTGTGCTGCAGATTCTGTTCGCCACCCTTGTGCATGTCGCGCAGTGCGGTAAAGCCACAATGGGCGAGGCGAGCTAAAGGCCCGGTAGCACTGGCGGTAATCCGCTCCGCCTCAAGCAAGCCTTTGGCATTCCAGAATGCCAGGCCGAAGCGCTTGTTTTCCTGCGACAAACGCCATTGCGCCCAACCCTTGACGACAATCAGGGTCCAGGTCACGACCGAAAACACGGCCAGAACCCACAGTGTGATGACGACGATATCAGACGAGGAAAAATGGGGCATAGAATATCCTGTTTTCAATTATTTTCGAGTTTGAACGTAATCGGCACCTCGACCCAGGCAACAACCGCCTGGCTGCCTCGTTTGGCGGGCATGAAGCGCCACTTCTTTACAGCTTCCAGCGCGGCATGATCGAGCATTTCATGACCGCTGGTTTTTTTCAGCTCGGCACGTTGACACTCGCCACCAGCCGAAATTTCGGCGCGCACCAACACCGTTCCCTCAATGCCGCGCCGCCTCGCCGCTAGCGGATAGGCTGGCGGCGGGTTGCTGAGATAGGCGGCATTATAGCGTGGCAACTCCAGCACCGGCTCGGGCGCAGGCGCCGCCGGGGGGGATGGAGCCGGCGGAGATGGCTGCGCTATCGCCACCGGCGCCTGCTGTAGCGCGTGTTCCACTACCGGCTGCATCACCGGAACCGGTGTCGGTGCCGAAACCGCTTTCTTCACAACCGGTTTCGGCTGCCGCTCCACTTTGGGTGGCGGGGGCTGCAGCGGTACCACTTTCGGTTCCGTGGGGGCAGGCGGGGCGATCAGCGAAACCTGCACCACCGGCAGGGGCCGAGGCGGAATGAGCTCGCTCTTGAAATGAGTGTATCCCCACCATACCGTCGCATGCAGGAGAACGACCAGACCGAACGAGGGTAGCCAACGCGGCCACTCCCGGTCGGATTCGACTTGCATCATTGCGTATTCCAAATACGATCCAAAATGGCGCCTAGAATAACATAATCAAACGGCGCAACCCGATCGCGATCAATACAACTGCCGCTCCCCAGCGCAGCCATTTGCCCAGCCACTGCCGCCCCTCTCGCAGATTGCGTCCGAACAAGCTCAGCAGGGGCACAATCACCAGCAGCGGGGTGAGTGCCGCGCCCAAACCGAAAGACAGGCCGTAGCCCACGCCGGATAGTGTGCCGCCGGACAGCGCGCACACCGCCAGGAGAGAGGCCAGCGGCGCGCACGGCGTCAGGCTCAAAGAAAATCCGAGCAGGAAAGGCGGGGTACCCGCCCCCCGTTGCGCCGCGCCGCACGCCGTCTTGCGCCGTGACGGCAACAGCAGCCAGACGCCGGCACCCAGGCTGGCCATGCCGATAAAGGCATTGCCCACGCCACTGCTCAGGGCGTGGGTAAGCCACACCCCGAGCGCCCCGGCCAGACCGCCGAGCAGGCTATAAGCCGTTACCCGACCGAGCACGAAGATACCGGTATCGAGAAGCGCCTCGCGGTTGCTGCCACCGCGCCCCAGCACCCAGGTGCCCATGAACGGCAGACAGGTGACGGTGCAGGCGGTCAGCCCCATGGAAACGCCCAGCAGCCAGACCGAGAACAGGCTGATAGTCTCCGGCAGAGGCGCTGCGCCGCCAGGCATGATGACATCAAGCACGCTCAGCCTCCTGACCGGATTTGCGCGGCGCGGCAACTATCTTGACCGTGCCGTCCGGCATTTCGCCCTTCATGCGCAGCTTGTAATACTCACGGCTGGAACCGAACAGCGTCAGAGGCCCCCATTTCATCTGGATCACACCGTCATCCGGGCAGAACTCGACGCAACGGCCACACAGAGTGCAATCCTCGTGGAATGCCTTGGTGCCATGCTCGCGAGCGATCTCGTGGATGTCCATCGGGCAAGCCTTGGCGCAGATGCCGCATTTGTCGCATTTGTCGTGCTGTTTTTTCACCAGCCGCATCGGCGACAAACGCTGGAAAGTGGCGTTGAACGACAGCATCGGGCAGATACGGCAGAATGGCTGACGCACCGCCAACGCCGCCACCAGCATGAAACCGAACAAAGTGTTGGCTATGGCGCCGAAAGCAAAATCCAGGGTGCTGCCGGTGCGGATCGCCATCTGTTCGGTATTGGCGGTCAGCAAAGTGGTGGCGAGGCGCGACGGGCAAACCTGGCAGTATGCATCGCCGGTGGCATGGGGAGTCACGCCCAGCCCAGCCAGCAGGGGCAGCGCCAGCACCAACACAATCAGCATCAGCCACTTCACCGGCCTCACCTTGCTTACGCTGCCGTTCTCGAAGCGGCGCAGGGGCAGGTTGAGCCGCCGCCCAAGCTTGTTGATCAGCTCCTGGATCGTGCCGAGCGGACAAATCCAGCCGCAAAATGCCTTGTTGAGCACCACGAAGAAGGTGAAGAAAGTGAGCAGAGTGAACAACAGCGGCAACACCATCTGAAAGGTGAACTGCTGGGCCTTGATCAGCGCTTCGCCGACACGGTGGTGCAATTGGTGCTGGGTAGGGATCAGCACGCAATAAGAGCCGTTCTGCTGGTCGAAGGCACAGGATAGCGCGGGGAGCGCATTGGAAATTTTTTCCGCCATATAGAAGCCGACCACATTGGAACCGTAGACGGTCAACAGCAGCATGAAAATCTGGATGAACAACCGGAAACGGCCTAGTGTGGGAAAAATCGATTTAAACATCATGCCTCCTTCGCGCAATTTTTGTTAGCGGCTTTCTTGCGGCGCAGCAGCGGCGCGGCGAGCAGCATGCCGAACACGCCAAAACCGGCGCCCGCCATCAAGCTCTTGCCGGTGATGGCGTCGGGCGAATAGGCATAGTTGAAAGCGGTCAAATAATGCTTGCCACCTTCGTCATGCTCCACGGCCAGCACGAATTTGCCTTTACGCGGACCCATGTGCTGATCATGCGTCTTGGCGGGGTCGACCGGCTTGAAATCCAACGGGAACAGCACCGTCACCCACCCTTGCGCGTCGCTGGTGAAGGCCGTTTTGGTACCGAACTCGGTCTCCATCTTCAGCTCATTGTTAGCCAGCGGTTGGCCATTGAAGCGCAGCAGGAACTGCCATTTATCGCTTTCACGGTAGGAACCGTGCTCGCGCGGCAGGGGTTGGGGAACAATCTCCAGCTCGTATTTCTGCTTCAGCAGCAATGCGGTCGGCGCCGCGCCAGGATTACCGAAAAAGTAGGCAGTGGAAGCTACCGTCACTTTCCCTTCCGTCTCCTCGCGCGCACTCACCCAGTGGTAGTTGCCGATCTTGGGCATCACCGCCTCGATCCGGGTTCCCTCTGGAGTGACCGGAAACTGGCGGCGCAGACGGTCATCCGGCCCCTCGGCGGCGAACACCTCCAGCTCGGCGGACTGAAGGTTCTTTACCGCCAGCTTCGCCACCGCACGGTCGCCACCTCTGCCCATCATCGGCGTGATCAGCGGGTACTTGGTCCACTCCCGCGTCTGCCATTTGCCTTGGCCGGCAGCGGCAACCGCCGGGTTTCCGGCTGGCCTTCCATCCGCCACGGCAGAGGCGCAGGTCAGCATCAGGGTTGCCGACAGGATCAGGTTGATTGGTCTTTGCATGAATGCTCTCCTGTTCCTGGTTGCTTAAAAGGTTGCCGATACGCCGGCATACCAGGTGCGCGGCCGGCCTACCACGATGGAAAGGTCGTTGGCGTTGTATATGTTGTCGTATGCCCCGGTAATGTAATTGGCCTGGTCGTTGGTGCCGCGTGCAGTGACCCAGTACTTACGGTCAAACAGGTTGTCTACTCGTGCGAACAAGGACCACTTGGCACTCAGGAACCCTTTTTCCCTGATATCGTAGTTGGCCAGCAAGTTGAACAGCGTGCGGCCAGGCAGTTTTTCCTGGTTGATCTCATCCGCCCAGGCCCAGGACTTGGTATCCATTTCCAGGCCGAGGTGGAACTGGCTGGAGGGTTGCCAGTGACCAGTCAGATTGACCTGATTAGAAGGCACCCGCGGCACCGTCTTGCCGGTATTATTGAAGTGCACCATGGTAGGATTGGTTGCATAAATACTGCCGAGCACCTGGTAGAAGTTATCGTATTTGGTGAAGTAGGCATCGATGTAGCTGTACGCCAGATCGAAGGCATATTCACGCTTCCGGTCGCTCTTCAGAGCCAGCTCGAAGCCACGGTTGCGTACACCGCCGATGTTATCGTACATCTCCTGAATCGTTGGGCTCGATCCGGCATACTGGCCGGTGGTGGCCATGATGTAGTCCTTGCGGTCGATCTGGAATATCGAAGCATCCGCATCCATTTCAATGCCGAACCATTCGGTCTTGGTACGCAGGCCAAACTCAAGGTTGAGCGATTCCTCAGGTCTCAGATTTTCGTTGTTTGCCGTTTTGCCGCTTGACGGGGAAATCGAGCCACGATAAAGCTGGTCGACGGTCGGCGTGCGGAAGCCGGTGGAAAGATTGCCATAGACGTCCATGTTGCTTTTAAGCGCATAATTCGCCCCAGCCCGCCAAGAACTGTTCTGAAACGATTTAGAACGGTTAATCGCGACATAGCCGTTGTCTTTACCCGGCTTGGCGGAATAATCCAGTCCCAGTTCATCGTAACGCCCGTTGAAAGTCAGTGTCCAGTCGGTGGCCGGCCTGAACTTGACCTCACCATAAGCACCGTTGACCGACTCGTCGGTACTGTCATCCGTCATGATGGTGCCAGCCGTCACTGAAGCGCCTGGCGCGCAGGCCGCACCCTGCTTGCGGCTGCAATAATCCACCCCGGCCTTGTTCAACTGCTGATATTCATTGCGGCGCAAATCCAGCCCGGCCAGCCAGCCGACATTGCCGGTCGAGGAACGCCACTCGCCCTTGGCGCCGCGTTGTACCTGTTGCCAGTTGTTGAGAGTAGTGTAGGCATCGTAGTAACCTGGGTCACTAGGCAACACGCTGGTTCCGTTGGTATAGAGCGACTGGGGTGCCGACAGGAAATTCGTGCGGTCTCGGTATTCGTAGCCCATCAGGAGAATATTGCTCCTGGGATCGTAATTATTGGAATAGGTCAGATTGAGCTTCTGCAGATCGACAGCATACTTGCGGGTATAGTCACGCCCGAGCACACCTTGTGGGTCCAATTCGGCCTGAGTCACCCCTTTTACCGAACCGTGCTTATCCTTGCTACGGTCTGATTTTTCGAAGCCGAAAGTCAGATCACTGGTATCGGATAGATAAAGATTGAAATTGCCATTGAGATAATCCGTCTTGTATGACGACTGGAAATAATAGTCATCGCCGTAGCGGTGCGAGGCCTGGATGTGACCGTTGCCTTTCTCACCAGAGAATCCCACTCGCGCCATCTGTTTCTCGTAACCCCACGAACCGGCTTCCATGCTTACAGTTGCACCGGCATACTTGGCGCCACGCTTGGTGGTAATGATCACCGCGCCGGAAAGCGCGTCTTCGCCGAACAGGTAGGAGGCACCCCCCTTGATTACCTTGATCGATTCAATGTTGTCGAGGTCAATATTGACCTTGCCGGTGCGTTCGAACACCGGCACACCATCGATCACGATCGCCACACCCGGCTTCTCGCCCATATAGCGCTGGTTTTCAATGCCTCGTAGCTTGATCTTGATCTCGTCGCCACTGGACAAGTCAGCCGTCACCCCAGGGATGGAGCGCAACACCTGGATGACGTTCTCGATGTGAGCATCATCTACCTCCTTACCGCTGATCACGCTGATACTCGACGGCTCGTCGCGCTTGAATTCAAATCGGTCGTCGATAGTAGTGGAAGTCACCACCACCTCCTTCATGGTTTGAGCGGTATCCTGGCCAACTTCGGCGCTCCAGGCACTACCCGTCATACCGGCGCAAATTCCCACGATTAACCACTGCAATAAATAATTCCTTTGTTTCATCTTCAACTACTCCCCTTTGACAATGTGTAAATTTGCGACACCCAGATATCGGGATGTTCTTATCTTCAATTTAGACAGGGGATTTACTCAGCAACCTTCATGCCATCAACGCATGCTTTGAAAAACAACAGGTTGATGCAGATCAATGCGGTGCCATTTGGCGCAGTTGCGTGAGTTGACACAACCGGCCAAATTGCCGGATGAAGTTGAAGTGCAAAAAAAAACGCCGGATATTCGGCGGTGAGGCGGGGAGAAATTAATGACGTTAGCGACGAGTGTAGTATTTCTTCAGCCATTGCTCTAACTGCAAGCCATCGAGCTTGCCGCTGAAAGCCAAGGTCTTGTGGGAAGGATCGTAAAGATAAGTGCGTGGCAGTTCGCCATGCCATTTGGGGTCGATCTCGAAGCGCAGGCGTTCCGCAAAAGGGTCGGCAAAAACCCAGGCTTGCGCCCCTCCGAGCCCGGATTGCCGCAGCGTAGTACCGATTTCTTCGCCCTCTTCCGGCGTATCGGTAGCAACCAGTACCAGATCAAGATCGGGATGCTTTTTTACCAGGCTGGACAGCAAGGCGAGATCTTCCCGGCAATGGGTGCAGGTCAGCGACCACATACCCAGGATGAATGGCTTGCCCTGCCGGGCTGCGGTAATTTCCTTCATGCTACCGGCGACAAAGGGCTTGAGATCTTGTGCCGCCGCGGGAAGGGTCAGCATCGACAGCACAGCCATTGCCAAACATAGGTGTCGCCGCATCACAGCTCCATCCCGATCAGTCGGAAGCCTTCCTTGGCGGTGTTCCACGACAAATAGGGCTGAGTGCCGTCGGCTATCAGCAGGGGGTGATCCGAAGCGCCGGCGGTCGCGGCAATCTGGCGCGGCAACGACCACGACTTGCCGCCATCGCTGGAGGACATTCCTCTGATGACCGAGTTCTGTCCATCGAATTCTTTCCAGACTACATGCACCGACTTGCCGAAGCTCAGCACATATGGATGGCCGGCCTGCGCATCGTAATTGCCGAAATTCAGCGGCACGGAAAAAGTCTTGCCCTGGTCAGTGGAGTAGGCATAAAACAGCCCATGCCTCTCAGGC
Proteins encoded:
- a CDS encoding TonB-dependent receptor plug domain-containing protein; the protein is MKFKPRILAASLAAIMPYHFALAADEVKSTKLEEVVVSASKIDTQPAFGASSLDAANLAPMRSSTSDTASLLRDVPGVSLYGAGGVSSLPVIQGLADDRLRIKVDGMDLISACGNHMNPPLSYIDPSHVGSIQVFGGIAPVSVGGDSIGGAIQVNSPAPEFAAVGQGTLTKGQAGAFYRSNGNVTGGNISATIASEKLSMTYSGSTVESGNYKAGGDFKPAGPAFVADGKSLYTSTKRLSGDEVGSSMYKSTNQSIAFALRNENHLVELKLGVQDIPYQGFPNQRMDMTANDSEHVNLRYTGQYDWGTLQARAYNEHTRHKMNFLEDKAFWYKSGTQTIPAPGMPMDTEGRNTGAVVKADIVLSARDLLRVGGEYQRYRFNDWWDASGNGGMSPNTFLDIKDGQRDRYAAFAEWEARWNPQWLSQLGVRSETVKMDTGTVQGYNATYNTDANAFNARDRSRTDNNWDMTALARYTVDSSKTYEFGYARKTRSPNLYERYTWSTGGMAMNMINMVGDGNGYVGNLDLKPEVANTLSATADWHDTDQQNWGLKVTPYYTYVQDYINAQRLPTSLTSTGFVFLKYVNQDARLYGLDVSGYFPLAKNTGFGNITATGVLNYVRGKTSSGTSDDLYNMMPLNAKLAVAQHLGSWINTAEVQLVDAKTDVSQIRNELKTAGYSLLNLRSSYAWKKARFDVGIENVFDRLYDYPLGGAYVGQGTTMPPTGGAPYGIAVPGMGRSIYAGVTVKF
- a CDS encoding ExbD/TolR family protein, translated to MGLHSRSEQTAMSEINVTPLVDVMLVLLIVFIVTAPLLMQAVKVNLPKTAAVSPMKQTKTIQMAIDAQGGVFIDQRLIHFDTLEAELKKIAAQDADPNVQLHADESVRYGRVAQVLAMLQRVGITKLAFVTTPIGKVPAPEENHKQ
- a CDS encoding MotA/TolQ/ExbB proton channel family protein, which translates into the protein MPHFSSSDIVVITLWVLAVFSVVTWTLIVVKGWAQWRLSQENKRFGLAFWNAKGLLEAERITASATGPLARLAHCGFTALRDMHKGGEQNLQHSGDQQDILERCLRSQVQKEQNRLDSGLMVLASIGSTAPFVGLFGTVWGIMHALQDISKSGSAGLDVVAGPIGEALIATALGIATAIPAVLAYNYGLRRTRLYVAEMEDFTTDFLHLAMKSGFRVE
- a CDS encoding energy transducer TonB; translation: MMQVESDREWPRWLPSFGLVVLLHATVWWGYTHFKSELIPPRPLPVVQVSLIAPPAPTEPKVVPLQPPPPKVERQPKPVVKKAVSAPTPVPVMQPVVEHALQQAPVAIAQPSPPAPSPPAAPAPEPVLELPRYNAAYLSNPPPAYPLAARRRGIEGTVLVRAEISAGGECQRAELKKTSGHEMLDHAALEAVKKWRFMPAKRGSQAVVAWVEVPITFKLENN
- a CDS encoding sulfite exporter TauE/SafE family protein, with the protein product MLDVIMPGGAAPLPETISLFSVWLLGVSMGLTACTVTCLPFMGTWVLGRGGSNREALLDTGIFVLGRVTAYSLLGGLAGALGVWLTHALSSGVGNAFIGMASLGAGVWLLLPSRRKTACGAAQRGAGTPPFLLGFSLSLTPCAPLASLLAVCALSGGTLSGVGYGLSFGLGAALTPLLVIVPLLSLFGRNLREGRQWLGKWLRWGAAVVLIAIGLRRLIMLF
- a CDS encoding 4Fe-4S binding protein; its protein translation is MMFKSIFPTLGRFRLFIQIFMLLLTVYGSNVVGFYMAEKISNALPALSCAFDQQNGSYCVLIPTQHQLHHRVGEALIKAQQFTFQMVLPLLFTLLTFFTFFVVLNKAFCGWICPLGTIQELINKLGRRLNLPLRRFENGSVSKVRPVKWLMLIVLVLALPLLAGLGVTPHATGDAYCQVCPSRLATTLLTANTEQMAIRTGSTLDFAFGAIANTLFGFMLVAALAVRQPFCRICPMLSFNATFQRLSPMRLVKKQHDKCDKCGICAKACPMDIHEIAREHGTKAFHEDCTLCGRCVEFCPDDGVIQMKWGPLTLFGSSREYYKLRMKGEMPDGTVKIVAAPRKSGQEAERA
- a CDS encoding TonB-dependent receptor; amino-acid sequence: MQWLIVGICAGMTGSAWSAEVGQDTAQTMKEVVVTSTTIDDRFEFKRDEPSSISVISGKEVDDAHIENVIQVLRSIPGVTADLSSGDEIKIKLRGIENQRYMGEKPGVAIVIDGVPVFERTGKVNIDLDNIESIKVIKGGASYLFGEDALSGAVIITTKRGAKYAGATVSMEAGSWGYEKQMARVGFSGEKGNGHIQASHRYGDDYYFQSSYKTDYLNGNFNLYLSDTSDLTFGFEKSDRSKDKHGSVKGVTQAELDPQGVLGRDYTRKYAVDLQKLNLTYSNNYDPRSNILLMGYEYRDRTNFLSAPQSLYTNGTSVLPSDPGYYDAYTTLNNWQQVQRGAKGEWRSSTGNVGWLAGLDLRRNEYQQLNKAGVDYCSRKQGAACAPGASVTAGTIMTDDSTDESVNGAYGEVKFRPATDWTLTFNGRYDELGLDYSAKPGKDNGYVAINRSKSFQNSSWRAGANYALKSNMDVYGNLSTGFRTPTVDQLYRGSISPSSGKTANNENLRPEESLNLEFGLRTKTEWFGIEMDADASIFQIDRKDYIMATTGQYAGSSPTIQEMYDNIGGVRNRGFELALKSDRKREYAFDLAYSYIDAYFTKYDNFYQVLGSIYATNPTMVHFNNTGKTVPRVPSNQVNLTGHWQPSSQFHLGLEMDTKSWAWADEINQEKLPGRTLFNLLANYDIREKGFLSAKWSLFARVDNLFDRKYWVTARGTNDQANYITGAYDNIYNANDLSIVVGRPRTWYAGVSATF
- a CDS encoding TlpA family protein disulfide reductase gives rise to the protein MRRHLCLAMAVLSMLTLPAAAQDLKPFVAGSMKEITAARQGKPFILGMWSLTCTHCREDLALLSSLVKKHPDLDLVLVATDTPEEGEEIGTTLRQSGLGGAQAWVFADPFAERLRFEIDPKWHGELPRTYLYDPSHKTLAFSGKLDGLQLEQWLKKYYTRR